A region of Desulfonatronum thiodismutans DNA encodes the following proteins:
- a CDS encoding sigma-54-dependent transcriptional regulator, whose product MSNHVLVLDDEQNYLLLLETLLGDEGYTVTALQDPELALAFLEESEVDVIITDMKMPKMSGQDVLAHVQKNYPHIPVLIMTAYGSIDTAVVAMRHGAFDYITKPFANDEITLSVRKAAQLALAQRRYSLLSENLEQRYGVHQIIGRSKAMRRVLDMVDRAAPSKSTVLITGESGTGKELIAKAIHFASPRKKGPFISVNCMALNPGVLESELFGHEKGSFTGAVARKRGRFELAHGGTLFLDEIGELSQDLQVKLLRVLQERSFERVGGAELISVDIRIVTATNKDLQAAIQSGQFREDLFYRLNVVQVPLPPLRERREDIPLLAAHFMKKFSEENAGHVKGFTADAIDYLTAYEWPGNVRQLENVVERCVVMAGDEMIRVDDLPPEIKDEEAQFKSAVDLLPARLNLADTLEKIEAALIRRALVHTNFVQVKTADMLGISKSLLQYKLKKYKLTGN is encoded by the coding sequence ATGTCCAACCACGTCCTCGTGCTCGACGACGAACAAAACTATCTGCTGCTGCTGGAAACCCTGCTCGGCGACGAGGGCTACACCGTCACCGCGCTCCAGGATCCGGAGCTGGCCCTGGCCTTTTTGGAGGAATCCGAAGTGGACGTGATCATCACGGACATGAAGATGCCCAAGATGTCCGGCCAGGACGTGCTGGCCCACGTTCAGAAAAACTACCCGCACATCCCGGTGCTGATCATGACCGCCTACGGCTCCATCGACACCGCGGTAGTGGCCATGCGCCACGGAGCCTTCGACTACATCACCAAGCCCTTTGCCAACGACGAAATAACCCTCTCCGTGCGCAAGGCCGCGCAACTGGCCCTGGCCCAGCGCCGCTACAGCCTGCTTTCCGAAAACCTGGAGCAACGCTACGGCGTGCACCAGATCATCGGCCGGAGCAAGGCCATGCGTCGGGTTCTGGACATGGTCGACCGGGCCGCGCCCAGCAAGAGCACGGTCCTGATCACCGGTGAATCCGGGACCGGCAAGGAACTCATCGCCAAGGCCATCCACTTCGCCTCCCCCCGCAAAAAAGGGCCGTTCATTTCCGTGAACTGCATGGCCCTGAACCCCGGGGTCCTGGAAAGCGAGCTGTTCGGCCATGAGAAGGGTTCCTTCACCGGAGCCGTGGCCCGCAAGCGCGGCCGCTTCGAACTGGCCCATGGGGGCACGCTGTTTCTGGACGAAATCGGCGAATTGTCTCAGGATTTGCAAGTCAAGCTCCTGCGCGTGCTCCAGGAGCGCAGCTTCGAACGGGTGGGCGGAGCCGAACTCATCAGCGTGGACATCCGGATCGTCACGGCCACCAATAAAGACTTACAAGCCGCGATCCAGTCCGGCCAGTTTCGCGAGGACCTCTTCTACCGTCTGAACGTGGTCCAGGTCCCCCTGCCGCCCCTAAGGGAACGCCGGGAGGACATCCCGCTGCTGGCGGCCCATTTCATGAAAAAATTCTCCGAGGAGAACGCCGGTCACGTCAAAGGATTCACCGCGGACGCCATCGACTATCTCACGGCCTACGAATGGCCGGGCAACGTCCGGCAACTAGAGAACGTGGTGGAACGCTGCGTGGTCATGGCCGGGGACGAGATGATCCGGGTGGACGACCTGCCCCCCGAAATCAAGGACGAGGAGGCCCAGTTCAAAAGCGCCGTGGACCTGCTCCCGGCCCGCCTGAACCTGGCCGACACCCTGGAAAAAATCGAAGC